Below is a window of Pogona vitticeps strain Pit_001003342236 chromosome 9, PviZW2.1, whole genome shotgun sequence DNA.
GGAGAACCCATCACACCTTCAGGTGTCATTACAATGCAACTCCTGACACCCTCCACCAATGGCCAGTTACGCTGTCCTGTCAGATGGGCCGTCCAGGAACACCTGGCGGGCCACATGTTGCTAACCCCAGTCTACACCTCCTTAAAATCTTCCAACCGGCACAGCCAGGAAACTGTACtacgaaaaagtaactttctcaagcttgGTTCCTAGGGTCAACAACAGTTGCACTTCGTTTCAATGACTGAAGAATCCTGCAGCCTGATTCAATTGGGTGATTGAAGAAGCCTCCTTAGATTCCTTTCCACCTTTTGTGCATCAAATATTATTTCCAAACTAAATCTACTTTTGGAATGAGACCCAGAGATTCGAGAAGCAGAGGATTCTAACCATAtcttgttttttgggggaaaaaagagtaatTTACAGATTCAGCTAGAAGCACCTTTGTCCTGGCAAAAGGCACTTCCATGTTGctttctattatttattataatatgCTCAGAAACTATGTTTTTTCCAAGGAGCTCATGGCACTCCTTTTTTACACTTTTTCCTGGCAATAATCCAGCGAGATACAGGAGGTCAAGAGAGATTGGCCCACAGTGACCTCATAAGTTTCACAGCTCAACAGGGACGAGAACTCTTAAATCCGAGAGCAGCCCAACACCCGACACTCTAATCAGGTCATCACACTGGTTCcatttcagatttaaaatattttattcaggggtttttttaaataaaccaacaGGGGATGTACAGTCTcaggaccaccaccacccagaaattACTAGACAATCTTGAAAAAAACTGATTTCTCCTGAAGTCTGAAAACTCAACATACTGCCACCAGGAAATGCTGGGGACGCGAGTTCAATTTAATCAGAGAAGACAAGCCTTCTCTCTTTTGAAAAGCTGCCTTCAAGAAAGCTGCTTACACACTCTTCAAGGTGAAAGAAATCAACAAGCGACTTCCCATAAGTAACTTGTTGGACTTCAGTAAATAAAATGCGGCGACTGGAAAGTCTGTGGAGCATAAGACTCTACTGCCAACAAAGGATTAGTTACAAGGGAAAAGTGATCTTGCTTATttaacaatcacagagtctccaacgtgcacacacaacacacaagaCTTGTGACTTAGGTTCTGACCCCGATTACACATTCCTAGGCTAAGGATTTGTTCACAGACATGTTTGTACATTTTCAGTACGCACCTCCCAGGCACAGCACCTACCTCTACCTTACCCATCTCACCAgtctagaaaaaaacaaaaatagaaactaAAGTAGCTTTCATAAACTACTGGGTTCTGTGGTGCAGAGAGACAACCTTTCCAGCAGGAGGAAACTTTTCTCAGTTCCATATCTCAGTTCTCATTTTTCATTCTTACACTATAAACTTGCCACTTGACAGAGAAGGAACCAAAAGCCATCCATTGTGCACCACTTCTGTTCTCTTATTTTCCTTCTGACATTCACGGAATTCTGCCTTTTGATCCCTGTTTGTAAAAATCCAGCCAGATAATTTAGACCTCTAGAAACGTCTGTTCAGAGCCGAATCTGAGTCTGAATCTAAATCTGTGCAGCAAGCCAGCAATTAAATCATGCAAACTTTGCAAACTTTATGCTTTGCTTGCTTAAAGAGAATTACTGTACTGCTCAATGGTAAGGCACTTCAGTTGTCCAGCAATGGGAAAATGAAAGTAGACACAGCTACCAGATTTGCAAAGGCAAGGATTTAAATATTCAGGAttcttagctttgagtattttcttttaatggtgttaaccactgttgtatactcatggTTTTcgactttaaatattgtttttcaatgttGCAAGCCGCTTTGGGTCCTGTTCAAGGAGAAAGACTGGGTGAAaatagttttaattaattaattaaaaaatcagCAGCCCGTTCCCCAGCTCTTCTGCCTTTCTCACTGCTGCTGAAGCCGGCTGGAAATTCAACAAATACAGCAACTAGAGaggtaaaatttctgaaaaataaaagggctttggggggaaaaaaaggaaaaaaaatatgtttttacccCCAATTTTCCCAGTTTTTCCCCATGCCTTCCCATCTCTACAACAACCCTTATTTCAGCACCAGTCTTCCGTGTATTTGTTCAGAACTAAGTTCTGGGGTGCACACCCAAGTTAGCGTGTACCAtcctgggaattttaaaaaactctcctCCCAAGGGACAACAAAGGCCAGAGGAAGAGAGGCCCTCGCCTGCTCCCCACTCACTCACCCATGCCATGCCAGATGACCAGCGGCAGCGGCCCCGCAAGGCTGCCCGAGATCCTCCCGCAACAAGCGCCCAAGAGGATCAGCAGCTGCTGCAGAACCGCCACCTGCTTGGCTGACGCCATCTTGAGTGTGTCATATGACTCCGAGCCCGGACCCGGCCAAGGCAGAGAGTCACGTGGCCACGAGGGGGGAAAATTCTCCGCTCTCGCCCGGCCTCTTCGAAATGGAGGCGAGCCAGCCAAAACACACACGCGCAAAAGCCGCGAGGCATTCTGGGAATCGTAGTTCAAAGGGCCTCCGCAAGTTGAGGCTAGTCGGGGAGGAACTAAAACTGATTTAAGAGTTcggttcccatcagccccacctgAGCAAAGGGGGGGGAAGGTTCTCCCACCCTGTTTATTTTgtagaagaggcagctgtgttagccTGTGCAAGTATTATagggaaaagcaaaaataaataataaaaataaaaagaaaagaaccaataaaaaagaccaaaacatagtggcaccttaaagactgttttactttttttaatgtgagcttctgtggtcATGTCCATTCCCTTAGAGGTGAGAGAAAGAGATGTAACCTGGCAAATAGTCATGCCTCAAAATAGAGAGATCAAAACATATAAGAGACACTTgtttggttggtaagaaagtcagtgggtgttcAACAGTATGGAAACAGCGTTTTTAATAGGAAGGTATTTCCTCTGCACCCTTACCTGGGAGTATCAGCAGAAAGAGATTCTAAACAACCTGTAATTTGAGGTTGAAAGCACATTACTGTTGGAGAGAAGTGACGGAAGCGGCCTTTCGGGTTTGCAAAATCAGACACAGAAGGGCTGAAGAAGCCAGGTAAAGGAAGCCATTGTGGAAGCCCTAAATCTAGGAGACAAGACAAGCTTCTGCTGTGACATTTAGATGCTTTCATTACTCAAGGCCTTTCTAATCATGGGCTGCCTACAATGTCTGTTTCTACCCTAAATTTCAAACACACTAAATATAAAAGGATTTACTTTGGAATAAACATACCAAGGCTCATACTGCACCAAATTCCACTTCTATGGAGGCAGGATAAATAAACTACGTATGTTATGTCCTGCTAGTCTCTCCAGAAGAAGCAATTAACCAATATAGAGCATTGATTGGTTCTCTCCATAACAAAAGGGTGCGGTTAGCCAAACCCAAATTTTGAAGCACGTCGGGGTGGCTAGGTCCAGTGTGTTCCACCTGTTATTTTCCAAATAATTTgatataagtaagtaagttttattcttattttgttaagATTTTATCTGGTTACTCTTGCCACACCTGGGAGTATTGGATGAgggcaatttaaaaaattaataaaaaaaaaacgaTCATTATCATTCCTAGGACCAACTTGTGGATCTAGGAGAATCTAAATATGTCTTCCTAGATGACCATGTGGGTCCAGAAGGGTATTTTGTAACACAACTGCAAAGGTCTTAGAGGTTCTTACAAAGTTTGGGGCTAAGGCTACAAACAGTACCAGAAAACACGGATTCTCTGTTAAACTTAGAAACTTATTTCTTATCATCTTTCAGCAGAATCAGGATTGCCTTAGCATTAGTGCTTCTCTTTGCTGAGAAATAAGTAGCTATAAATACCtatacaattaaaattataaaaggaTGAATTTCAGTTAATCCTTTTTTCGGGGGGGCAACAAAGTTACGAGTATATGACAATTGAAAACGTTAGAAGGGACAACATCACTCTTTCGGGCTGAAATTGTAACTCTTTAAGTTACTTTAATAGTTATATGGGCGTGGCCTCACAAAATGGCGCAGGAGCCTGGGTTCAAGTGGCCGCTTATTATTAAACTgctgaattaaaaaaatacttatagCTGTTACGAATAATCTCCCAGGAGCTGTCTTGATTGCCTACAATAGGAagaaaggcaagaggaaaaggaaataaatcataaaagtaaatactgtaaatgtttgCAGTAGCATAGTGGAGAGGAAGCTTGCCTCTAGTCTCTCTGAGGCGAGCCTAGGGAGCATTGGGCCTTTGACTTCTATTCTTATTGATAAGAAGAATCTtctagttttcctttttttggggggggggcatctcttTTGTGAAAATGACCCCTTTTTTTTGGAGAGTACTGAACTATCCGTGTTCCAACTTTGCCCTCTCTTCTTCCGAAACCCTAGGCTGTCGCAATGGGGAAAGAAAAGACTCATATCAACATTGTGGTTATCGGCCACGTGGATTCGGGGAAATCCACCACCACCGGACACCTCATCTATAAGTGTGGAGGGATTGACAAACGAACCATTGAGAAGTTTGAAAAAGAAGCCGCTGAGGTCAGGAGGAGAGGCACCCTTAATAAGGCTAGGCTGGCAGGCAGAATACTTCGGAGCAGGAACGAAGGGGTGGCGGGGCGGTGGAAATCATATCTTTGTGGAATGGGTGTCTCATGAGGTCCACAGCTCCAAGGCTTTTAATTATCCTAGAAAAATATAATTGCTCGTTGTCCACTTGCCCGGTGCTAAGCATTTCAGTAGTGGCTTGATAACTTAATCCAAACCTCTGAAGAGCTATGAATATCTAAAAATTTCATTTGGATTTGATTTAATCCTTGGGGCCAATCCAATGAATTCTGGCAAACAATGGGCCCACCTTCAGGTGAAGGTTAACATGTATTGCCAGATTAAGTTATCCGGTaatatatgttaaaaaaaatctttttctagatttcttttcttttaatattattttcggaccgtggataagtgaaatcgcagatactgatcctgcagatatggggggtGTCCTACTGTATTGATTCCATGTCTAGAAGCAGTGCTCCCCCAAGTGGTGAAAAAAGTCTGATTGCGAAAGCTCATTAAAGGCAGAAGCCTGATTGTCATCGTAATGCTGATGGGATGAAAGCAGTGTCTCTCGCTTTGTGTGTCTAATGGCAAACACACTCAAAACACAGCGGATTGTATGGCTGGAGGAGGGCTATGAAGAGAACAGGAAAGGTGCATTTATCCTCTCACATGTTTTAGCCCCAACTTTGCCACCTCTCATCTAGCTCCAGTTGGTGGTTCTTGGGGAGGAGGGTCTAGTTAAACACAAAGCAAATCCTACGAGCCTCAAGTCTGCCCACCCACCCTCGTTGTATCCCACGTCTGTTTCTCATAGATGGGGAAAGGGTCTTTCAAATACGCCTGGGTGCTAGACAAGCTGAAAGCGGAGAGGGAGCGCGGCATCACCATCGACATCTCCCTCTGGAAGTTTGAGACCCCCAAGTACTACATCACCATCATTGATGCCCCCGGCCACCGGGACTTCATCAAGAACATGATCACTGGGACCTCTCAGGTCAGTATGTTCTGTTTTAGGGGGGCTTTCAAGTGAGGTTTCTATCATACAATGACCCTTAAATTTCTCTTTAATGTGTAATTTGACTCTGTGGCAGCCCACCGTGGTAGGGGGTTCCATAACAgtggagccaccactgagaaagcatTGCCCTAGTGTACATCAGCATTACTAGCACTAAAATAAAGTACACCCTACAACATCATCGTTTGAATACCCACGCATCATTATTCTGGAAATGttctagaccaggcttgtccaacctgcagcccgagggccacatgcggcccaggtcagctcgtaatgcggcccagtgcaattttttatttttaaagaaattccaaagttgcaagttacactgccggcgcttgcggctggaatgtggccggggcatgtcacaacagtagaggggcagagagggaaggaaggaaggagtgggaggggaggggagaggggggctgcgtgactgcattgtgccatccccgtcaataggcggaccccctcccagccccataaagctgccggagttgaagctggcagcctctgctgtctgagatcgcagctgccagtaaatgcgcttggagtggggctgcagaggaggctagggctgccccccccatgcggcgcaaaccaaatgtatgtgcggcccaaaccaaattttcatcttctaatgtggcccagggaaggtgaaaggttggacacccctgttctagaccAACAGCAGTCTTTAAAACTCACTGGTGTTCTTTTCCAGGCTGACTGTGCCGTCCTGATTGTGGCCGCTGGGGTGGGTGAATTCGAAGCGGGCATCTCCAAGAACGGGCAGACCCGTGAGCACGCCCTGTTGGCTTACACCCTGGGGGTGAAGCAGCTCATCATTGGGGTGAACAAGATGGACTCCACCGAGCCCCCTTACAGTGACCAGCGTTTCCAGGAGATTACCAAGGAAGTGAGCAGCTATATCAAGAAGATCGGCTACAACCCGGCCACCGTGGCCTTCGTCCCCATCTCCGGCTGGCACGGGGACAACATGCTGGAAGTCAGCGTCAAAGTACGAGGGCTTCTTTATGTGACGGGCAACCTCCCACGGGCCACGGAGCCTTTCGGCGGGCGAACCTTCGAAAATGGGCAAGGGAAGATAAAAGTTTGGCATTAAAGGCGCAAAGTTTGCCTTTGTTCAGCATTCAAGCGGGATTGTGGGTTCtttttaaactctctctctctgggaaaaaggccatttctaaaaatatatatattggctcTGAGGTTAGAGATATTCTCTGGATGCTCCTTTGAAATTCCCTTTCCCAGGATGTCCCTTTGATCTTCTttcaggagagaagaaagaaagaaggagcctgagtattttattattttgatcaTGCCTTTGCTAAGTGTCTCTACACTTCTCAAACAATGGCTGTTTTCCCATGGCTTAGTGAGGACAGCGTTACTGGACTTTTGCTCAACATATGAAATTCATTGTCTAGCTTTCTATATAATTACTACATccttatatatatagttatagttCAAAGTGGCAATGAGGGAGATTTACACTCATTATGGGAAATGTACTCTAGAGGGCACTGGGAGAGCACCGGTTTGGAGTAGACTATTTTCATGACGCTCTTGAGAGCCTGCAAGTACTTGCAGGTAGAATTGTGTGTGAGAATTCCACTGTGAACAGCAACATGCGATTTCACTTCTCAGATGCCGTGGTTCAAAGGCTGGAAAATAACTAGAAAGGAGGGGACCGTTACTGGCATGACCTTGATGGACGCCCTGGATTCCATAATTCCTCCATCCCGTCCCGTCGACAAGCCTCTTCGCCTGCCTCTACAAGACGTCTACAAGATTGGCGGTGAGTCCATATCGGGAGAGAACTGAAAGAGTTTAGAAATACATGAAGTCAAACCAGTTGGTTGTGGTCGCAGCCAATAAATCCTGGGACTTTGGACATCCTTGAATGGTACTATAACTGTAAACAGGGGGAATGAGCATAAGGTTCAGAGGTTTTATGGGACAACTGAGTGACTTCTAGAGTGGTTTCTACACTGCCTGGCTTAGCATAAAATTGCTGATTGACCAGGGCAGGAAGCGAATGGCCTTTAGACAAAGGATGGTCTCAAAGTAGTTACTACGACATGCTTCtggggccagccctgccattaggcagagtttGGCAGTGATCTTTGATGGCAGAGGCTAAAGGGGTGCATTGTGGACAGTGGCAACAACTGCCTGTTTTTTGCCCTCTTGTTTGAGTACAGAACGATTTATTCCAGATCTGGCTGCCCTCCACCTTTGCAGCTAGCTCACTGCCCTTGCATGTGGTGAACGACGCTGTCCTCTCCCATCCCCATTGCTGAAGTAtatgttgtttagttattaagtcatgtctgactctttgtgaccccatggaccagagcacgccaggccctcctgtcttccactgcctccccgagtttggtcagattcatgttggtcatttcgatgaccctgtccaaccatctcatcttctgtcatccccttctcctcttgcctccacactttcccaacatcaggggcttttccagggagtcttctcatgagatggccaaaggattggagcctcagcttcaggatctgtccttccagtgagcattcagggttgatttctttcagaatggatagatttgttctccttgcagtccaggggactctcaagagcctcctccagcaccacaattcaaaagcatcaattcttcggcggtcagctttctttatggtccagctgaggtatatagatgggcacaaaccagtttatcccagttcataaaggtggcagcacaggggCTGCTGCTTCTCTCCCCGCCTCCTCGGCGGATCAGCCACTCAGCAGGCCCACCTGCTTGAcaaatctcccagtcacaagcaagaacACAAATTTATCTGCCCAGCctttttgtctgagtgggtgatcagccaagagggcagggcagagaatcCCAAGCTGTTGCGGGGACTGGAAGATCCGTTGAGGGGGTGCCGGAAGCTTGCACGCTggacctggtgagtggctgacTGAGCCAGAGGAAGTACAGGAGGGGAGTAGCAGCACCTCTGATGCTGACTTTAAGAACGGGGATGAACCGGATCATGTCCATGTCTAGTTGTGACCCATCTACTAGATGGTCATTAGGATCTTCCACCCCAAGTTGTGGACATTTAAGCAAACACTGTTGCTTCGCAGACTTGCAACTCTAGGACACTGGATGGGAGAGTTAGGACAGCTGAACCCACCCGTGTGCAAAAtctgtcttctctcttccccGTTCCTGAATCTGAACAGGCATTGGCACCGTGCCGGTCGGAAGGGTAGAAACCGGCATCCTGAAGCCAGCCATGGTGGTCACCTTTGCCCCGAGCAACATCACCACAGAGGTGAAGTCCGTAGAGATGCACCACGAAGCCCTGGCGGAGGCGCAGCCCGGGGACAACGTTGGGTTCAATGTGAAGAACGTGTCGGTGAAGGACATCCGCCGTGGGAACGTGGCTGGGGACAGCAAGAACGACCCGCCCATGGAGGCAGGCCGCTTCACCGCCCAGGTAAGCTGGGCAATGGACGCAAGAGGTACCAGCCCTCTTTGCCTGTTCAGATCCTGGTCATGAAATGCTCATCGTCACATTCTATGCTCGTAAAACCACATGAGAGTGCAGCTACACCGGGGTGGGAGGGGGAGTATTTGAATTGAATTGAGCATGTTTTGAATCAATTGGTTAAAAGGTAACTACATGACACACATGGAAACGCAGATTATTTCGACAGGGAATCATGTTATTTTGATCAGAAGCGAGGTATTTACTCTTCCgccagagggttttttgttttaactCAGATGTCAAATCAACTTAGTTTGAATAGATtcggcatatgtgaatgcctctgttggtgtaaattatgTGTGTGGGGTTTGTCACTCGCTGGCTCTTCCTCCTTTGCATTTCTACTCacctctctggtcagtttcagatCCAGCCGGAGATTCTCtgtccctctccttctccaccccctgtATGGATGTGGGCCTCTCCCTCCTTCTACAAGCCTAGAAATGTGGATCCAGGCAAAATATCCCTAATCAATTTCAGTCCCAGGTCCACTGACACCTCTTCTCCACCagcagcagtttttttaaatttaaagtttctgggcttttaaaaaaacaacatattgCCTGATGAAGAGATATCAAAAgcataaatttatttttctgccCTCTCGGGTGACCTAAGGACCTAAGAATTGGAGCCTCGGGATACAGAGCAGGGggctgtgagttcgattccccccccaatgcctcccaggagaagagccagcctgggtagccttgggcaagctgcatagtgccaaagcgccccctagaggaagggaatgggaaacaagTCTGAGTAGTTTACACTCAGAAAATCTTGGgaggggtcactataagttggaattgactcgATGGCCCTCCGTTTGTATTGTTAATAAATGGTTTGTTATGAAACAAAATTTGGAATCCTTTTAATGTCCGATGCATTTGGATTTTGTATGAGAAAACGGCTGCTCTGCTTAGGCAAAAATGGAACGGG
It encodes the following:
- the LOC110082523 gene encoding elongation factor 1-alpha, oocyte form, which produces MGKEKTHINIVVIGHVDSGKSTTTGHLIYKCGGIDKRTIEKFEKEAAEMGKGSFKYAWVLDKLKAERERGITIDISLWKFETPKYYITIIDAPGHRDFIKNMITGTSQADCAVLIVAAGVGEFEAGISKNGQTREHALLAYTLGVKQLIIGVNKMDSTEPPYSDQRFQEITKEVSSYIKKIGYNPATVAFVPISGWHGDNMLEVSVKMPWFKGWKITRKEGTVTGMTLMDALDSIIPPSRPVDKPLRLPLQDVYKIGGIGTVPVGRVETGILKPAMVVTFAPSNITTEVKSVEMHHEALAEAQPGDNVGFNVKNVSVKDIRRGNVAGDSKNDPPMEAGRFTAQVIILNHPGRIQAGYAPVLDCHTAHIACKFAELAEKIDRRSGKKLEDHPKELKSGDAAIVQMIPGKPMCVESFSDYPPLGRFAVRDMRQTVAVGVIKAVDKKASVAAKVTKSAVKASKK